Proteins encoded together in one Felis catus isolate Fca126 chromosome B3, F.catus_Fca126_mat1.0, whole genome shotgun sequence window:
- the ZNF774 gene encoding zinc finger protein 774, translating to MTWLGTSGKNGLPGPCLENALQGYHPAQLQEWALPGISRPSVISQLEQKEEPWTLRLQNFEARKILQESHTDFENQVTKLSRDISEAAERCGTSSERANKDISPPPSWGGNWERDLELEGEHGTRPGEGQPEPFPQEKDLNELLDGYAGKKPVCAECGKSFNQSSYLIRHLRTHTGERPYKCIECGKGFKQSSDLVTHRRTHTGEKPYQCSGCEKKFSDSSTLIKHQRTHTGERPYECPECGKTFGRKPHLVMHQRTHTGEKPYTCLKCHKSFSRSSNFITHQRTHTGVKPYRCSDCGESFSQSSDLVKHQRTHTGERPFKCAECGKDFRDSSHFVAHMSTHSGERPFSCPHCRKSFSQSSHLVTHQRTHTGERPFRCDNCGKGFADGSALIKHQRIHTGERPYKCGECGKSFNQSSHFITHQRIHAGDRPYRCPECGKTFSQRSHFLTHQRTHTGEKPFHCSRCDKSFRQKAHLLCHQNTHLI from the exons ATGACGTGGCTGGGGACTTCAGGGAAGAATGGGTTACCTGGACCCTGCTTAGAGAATGCTCTTCAGGGATACCACCCAGCACAGTTACAAGAATGGGCTCTCCCAGG GATTTCCAGACCAAGTGTGATTTCCCAGCTGGAGCAGAAAGAAGAACCGTGGACGCTACGGCTCCAAAATTTCGAGGCAAGAAAGATCCTACAGGAAAGTCACACAG ACTTTGAGAATCAGGTGACCAAACTCAGTCGGGACATTTCAGAAGCAGCAGAACGGTGTGGAACATCCTCAGAAAGGGCCAATAAGGATATTTCTCCTCCTCCTAGTTGGGGAGGAAACTGGGAGAGGGACCTTGAGTTAGAAGGGGAACACGGGACCCGCCCGGGAGAGGGCCAGCCGGAGCCCTTTCCACAAGAGAAGGATTTAAACGAGCTCCTGGATGGATACGCAGGAAAGAAGCCCGTGTGTGCAGAGTGCGGGAAAAGCTTTAACCAGAGCTCCTATCTCATAAGACACCTACGAACCCACACTGGCGAGAGGCCTTATAAGTGCATCGAATGTGGGAAAGGCTTCAAGCAGAGTTCAGACCTTGTCACCCATCGCAGAACGCACACGGGAGAGAAACCCTACCAATGCAGCGGCTGTGAGAAAAAATTCAGCGACAGCTCTACGCTCATCAAACATCAGAGAACCCACACAGGCGAGAGACCCTACGAGTGCCCCGAGTGTGGGAAGACCTTTGGGCGGAAGCCACACCTCGTCATGCACCAAAGAACCCACACGGGAGAGAAGCCCTACACGTGTCTCAAATGCCATAAAAGCTTTAGCCGAAGCTCAAACTTCATCACCCATCAGAGGACCCACACGGGCGTGAAGCCTTACAGGTGCAGCGACTGCGGGGAGAGTTTTAGCCAGAGCTCAGACCTGGTGAAGCACCAGCGAACCCACACGGGAGAGCGGCCCTTCAAATGCGCAGAGTGCGGAAAGGACTTCCGAGATAGTTCTCACTTTGTAGCGCACATGAGTACCCACTCGGGGGAAAGGCCTTTCAGCTGTCCTCACTGCCGCAAAAGCTTCAGTCAGAGCTCACACCTGGTCACGCACCAGAGGACACACACAGGTGAGAGGCCGTTCCGGTGTGACAACTGCGGGAAGGGATTCGCCGACGGCTCTGCCCTCATAAAGCACCAAAGGATCCACACGGGGGAAAGACCCTATAAATGTGGCGAGTGTGGGAAGAGCTTCAACCAGAGCTCCCACTTCATTACCCATCAACGAATCCACGCAGGAGACAGGCCCTATCGCTGTCCCGAGTGCGGCAAAACCTTCAGTCAGCGTTCCCATTTCCTCACACACCAGAGAACCCACACAGGGGAAAAACCTTTCCACTGCAGTAGGTGTGACAAGAGCTTCCGCCAAAAAGCACATCTCTTATGCCATCAAAACACCCATTTGATCTAG